GCGCACTGGTGTCAGTTAGTGGCATGCTCGAGGCACCCGCGGGCGCGCACAGGCACGCGGCAGTCACAATGGCAGTGACGACCGTGGAGAAAACGCGTGCGCGGCTCTTCATCACACGTCCCGGTACAAAAGATCCAATGCGATTCTGACGATACGACGCTCGTTCGGATAGGCGAGTTGGCGCATCAGCTGCTGCAAGGATACCCACGACGCGTCTTCAGCTTCGTGATCAGGGTCCATTTCCACGGTGATCGATCCCGACACGTAGCCCATGAGGAAGTGGTGCACCACCTTGTGAACACGCCGATCAGGAGAGGAAAACCAGTAGTCGATCGACGCGAGGTGACGAATGATCCGTCCGGTAATCCCCGTCTCTTCCGCAACTTCGCGCAATGCGGCTTCCTGAGCGGTTTCGCGTCCCTCCAGGTGGCCTTTCGGCAGGCACCATTCGATGCGGCCGGCCCGGTTACGTCGCGCAATGATCGCTGCGTAAGGGGTACCGTTGACAACATCGATAACGAGGCCGCCCGCCGATGTTTCTCCCACAATCGGCAGGCGGGAACTGGCAGAGTGATACGCCCGTATCGAGGCATGGTGGCGTGGGGGACGAGGTGTCCCCACACGGCGCTCATAACGACGGGCTGACATAGTTCCACTCTATTAGTCTTGGAGCGATGGCGGGTGACGTGACATTCCTGCGTCGCGGCTCCTGAGGTTTTTCGAGGCCTGAAAACGTGGCACTCTAGTACGTAATGGATACGCACAAGCACGGTTCCCACGCTGACCGCCAGCAACTGAAAGGACACGGTGTGAAGACACGCGCACTCGAGGGTGTCGGATCTCAGGACGTGCCAGCTTTGCTGGTCAACGCTCAACGCACATTCAGCCATCTACCTGCGCAAGTACTGGAAATGGCGCACCTTTTTGACGACGCTGGCCAGGAAATTGCGCTGGTGGGCGGACCTGTGCGCGACGCGTTCCTCGGCGTGACGCCGCATGACTTCGACTTCGCAACATCGGCACGCCCCGACGAAACCGAGGAGCTGCTCAGCAAGTGGGCCGACGCCGTGTGGGACATCGGCAAGAAGTTCGGCACGATCGGAGCACGCAAAGATCACATCGTTGTGGAAATCACCACATACAGGTGCGACGAGTATGACATCGGCTCACGCAAGCCTGACGTCACATTCGGAGACACGCTCGAGGGAGACCTGACGCGCAGAGACTTCACTGTCAACGCCATGGCGATGCGGCTGCCGACGATGGCACTTGTGGACCCTCACCACGGTCTTGACGATCTGGCCGACGGACGCCTGCGCACACCTGTCACCGCTCAACAATCATTCGACGACGACCCGCTGCGCATCATGCGTGCGGCGCGTTTTGCCGCCCAACTGGGCATCGACGTCGACATGGATGTGATGGATGCGATGGAGTCGATGGCCTCACGGCTGTCGATTGTGTCCAACGAACGGATCCGGGCCGAATTTGAACGCCTGATGGTCAGCCCGTACCCGCGGCGCGGCATCGAACTCATGGTGCACACCGGCGTGGCAGCTGTTGTCATTCCGGAGCTGGACGCACTGGTCGATACGCGCGACGAACACCGTCGCCACAAGGACGTGTACGAGCACACGCTGACCGTGCTCGATCAGGCGATGGACCTGGAAACCGGGCTCGATGGCGCTGTGCCGGCACCGGACCTGATTTTGCGGCTGGCCGCGATCATGCACGATGTGGGCAAGCCTGCCACGCGGCGCTTTGAAAAAGACGGCACCGTGTCGTTCCACCATCACGAGATTGTCGGCGCGAAACTGACGCGCAAACGCCTCAAGGCCTTGACCTTTGACAGACACACAGTTGATGCGGTGACGCATCTGGTGGCGCTGCATCTGCGTTTCCACGGTTATGGCGAACAGGCCTGGACTGATTCGGCTGTGCGCCGCTACGTTGCTGATGCTGGTGACCAGTTGGAGCGCCTGCACCGCCTCACTCGAGCTGACTGCACGACGCGCAACCGCCGGAAAGCGATGCACTTGTCGGCCGCTTATGACGATCTGGAAGCACGCATCGCTCAACTACGTGAACAGGAAGAACTCGATGCGATCCGGCCGGATCTGGATGGCAGTCAGATCATGGAAATCCTCAACATTCCACCTGGCCGCGATGTGGGTCGAGCACGCCAGCACCTGCTGGACCTGCGCATGGAGAACGGCCCGATGGGTCAGGACGCGGCACGTGAGGAACTACTGCGCTGGTGGACCGAGCAGGGTGCCAGGGACTGAAACACCCGCCGGCCGCCCAAGGCACGGCGTTCGCACCGTAAAACAGTGGCCGGACTGTACACTCAATGTGAAGGGCGTCATAGCGTGGATCGGACGCCCTCGCGCCACGACAAAGGATGAAAGAAGCTCACGATGACGATTACTTCACCTGAAACGGCAAGTGCTGATATTGGCGTGTATGGAATGGGCGTGATGGGGTCGAATCTTGCGCGTAACCTCGCACGCAACGGGTATCGCACTGCGGTGACGAATCGTTCACCCGGTCGCACGCTGCGCCTCATGGACCAACATGGCGACGGATCCGAGGGCATCTTCATTCCCTCGGAAACCACCGAAGACTTCGTGAAATCGCTCGAAAAGCCGCGCGTGGCCATCATTATGGTGCAGGCAGGTGAGGCCACTGACTGGGTCATCGAACAGCTTGCGGACCACATGGACGAGGGTGACATTATCGTGGACTGTGGAAACTCCCTGTTCACTGACACGATTCGCCGTGAAAAGTGGGTGCGTGAGCGTGGGATGCACTTTGTCGGTGCTGGCGTTTCAGGCGGTGAGGAAGGTGCTCTGTGGGGGCCGTCCATCATGCCGGGTGGAACCGAAGAGTCCTACAAGCGCCTTGGCCCGATGTTTGAAACGATTTCCGCCCATGTGGACGGCGAGCCGTGCTGTACGCACGTGGGTGCTGACGGCGCGGGTCACTTCGTCAAGATGGTACACAACGGCATCGAATACGCAGATATGCAGGTCATCGCGGAGGCCTACGACGTGCTGCGCCGCGGCATGGGTGCTACACCGTCCGAACTGGCGGACATTTTCGACGAATGGAATGCGGGCGAGCTGAATTCGTACCTCATCGAGATCACGGCGCAGGTGCTGCGCCACAAGGATGCAAGCACAGGTGAGCCGCTGGTGGATATGATCGTGGACCAGGCATCGCAGAAAGGCACCGGCAAGTGGACCGTGCAAACAGCGCTGGACCTGGCAGTTCCCGTCACCGCCATTGCTGAAGCAACCTTTGCGCGCGGCGCATCCTCGCAGACCACGCAGCGTGAAGCCGCACAACACATGGAGGGCCACGCCCAGGAACTGAAGGTGGAACAGGCCGATCATGACTCCTTTGTTGAGGACGTACGACGCGCCCTGTTCGCCTCCAAGATCATCGCCTACTCACAGGGATTCGATGAGATCGCTCAGGGGGCACACGCCTACAACTGGACGATTGACAAGGGTTCTGTGGCGCGGATCTGGCGCGCAGGATGCATCATTCGTGCCACGTTCCTGTCCGACATTGGGCAGGCGTACGACGAGGATCCCGATCTGCCTCTGCTCATGGCAGCCGAACCCTTCGCCTCCCGGATCGAGGAATGCATCCCGTCACTGCGCAAGATTGTGGCATTGGCAGCGACGCACGGCATTCCTACCCCCGTGTTCTCGTCGTGCCTGGCCTACTTCGACACGGTGCGTGCCGACCGACTGCCGGCAGCACTGATTCAGGGTCAGCGTGATTTCTTCGGCGCGCACACCTACCGGCGCGTCGATCGCGAGGGAACATTCCACACGCGGTGGGCTGACGAGGGCAAGCCTGAAGAACAGTGGGACTAGGCTCGGACCATACCCAGGTGTGATTCCCTTCATGGAAAAGCTGGGATTTCCATGTGAAACGAGGGGAATAGTGGCGCGGTTCATGGCGCGATCACCGTCGACATGCTTACGCTGAAGGGCAAGGCTCATAGAGACGGTGCCTGTAACGAAAGGTGAACGCGTGTCGAAAAACGGCAGGATGAATCCGGATGAGGCCAAGAACGGGCGTCACTCGTCCCGCTCATCGCACGGCACATCGCGAGGGGCGATGCGTCCCGATCCGGCATTCCCCAAGCGCGCAGCGCGACATGAAGGAACCCATCGGTCATCCGCTTCCAACTCGTCGCCCGGGACTTCCAGGCAGGCTGGCTCCGCTGCGGCAGGCAATGCCGGTGGGCGGAAAGGCGAAACCAGCCGGTCGAACTCACGCAAGACCAGTGGACGCACAGCGAATGGGCGCAAAAGGCGGTCATGGGGTAAACGCATCGGCCTTGCCTTCGTGTTCAGCGTCCTCGGCGTCATTATTGCCGGACTGGCATCCTTCCTGTTCCTGTACGCCACGTTGGATATTCCCAAGGCCGACCAGGTGGCCCTGGCTCAGACCAGCACCGTGTATTACGCGGACGGCACCTCCGAGATGGGGAAGTTCTCTGAGATCAATCGCTCCATCATCGACACGTCCACATTGCCGGACTATGTGGGGCAGGCCGTTGTTGCCTCCGAAGACCGCACTTTCTATTCCAACTCCGGAATAGATCTGAAAGGCATTGCGCGTGCCCTCGTCAATAATCTGAGAGGACTGCCGCGACAAGGTGGCTCCACGCTCACCCAGCAGTACGTGGAGCGCTACTACATGGGTGAGACTACTTCGCTGAAAGGCAAGGTCAAGGAAGCGGTCCTGGCGGTGAAGATCAACCGTGAGCAAACCAAGGACGAAGTGCTGGGCAACTACCTCAATACTATCTATTTCGGCCGGGGAGCCTACGGCATCGAAGAAGCCTCGAAAGTCTTTTTCGGACATCCGGCATCAGAACTGACCCTGTCAGAATCCGCGCTGCTGGCAGGGATCATCCCGGCACCATCGGCGTGGGATCCTGCAGAAGATCCTGATATGGCGCACTCACGGTGGGAACGAGTCATCTCACTGATGGTGCAGGACGGGTGGATCGACCAGGCGGAAGCAAATCAGCAGCAATTCCCGCAGACCATTGATTTCCAGGAGACGACCTCGTCAATGACCGGGACGACCGGCTACCTCCTGCAGCAGGTGCGTCGCGAGCTGGCCGAGACAGGTGCGTTCACTGATGAGCAGATCGATTCGGGTGGCCTGTCGATCATCACCACTATCGACAAGGCTCGTCAGGAAGCCGCAATCAATGCGGCCCAGATGATGAACGAGGTCGAGGGATGGAACCCTGATTCCATGCACGTGGCGCTGTCTGCCATTGACCCTGCAACGGGGGAGATCGTCGCTGAGTTTGCGGGCAGTGACTATCAAAAAGTTCAACGTAATGCGGTCACTGATGACATTGCACAGGCCGGTTCAACCTTCAAGCCGTTTACCTTGCTGGCGTATGCCGATCAGGGCGGTAGTGTCTACGATCAGGTTGATGGCAGTTCACCGCGCTCATTTGACGGCCTGGCTGAACCAGTGTCGAACGTGGGGAACACCTCGTGGGGTAATGTGTCGTTGATTAAGGCAACGTCCTATTCAATCAACACGGCTTTTGTGACGTTGAATGAGAAAGTCGGTCCGCAGGCGACAGTGGACACAGCCGTGAAGCTGGGAATCCCTGAAGACACGAACGGGCTCGATGCGACGCTGCTCAACACGTTGGGTGTGGCATCAACGCACAACATTGACCTCACCCATGCGTATGCCACTATCGCCAACGGCGGGACACGGATGAACCCGCATATCCTGCGAGAGGTGCGTGACTCTGTTGGCAACAAGGTCTACAGCGCGCAGCTTGAGTCGGAAAAGGTCTTTGATGCAGAGACGGTCAGCGCGATTATGCCGGCGCTCAAGGCAGTGATGGAGCCGGGTGGCACCGGTGAGAAGGCGGCAGTTCTGGGACGTGAAGCGGCCGGTAAGTCCGGTACGTCTGATGATCAGAAGTCCGCACAGTTTGTTGGAATGGTTCCGGGCCTTGTCGCCAGTGTCTCGATGTATCAGTCCGACGAGGCCGGCAACCCGGTTTCGCTGGATAACATCGGCGGCCTGTATCAGTTCCACGGAGGCGACTGGCCAGCTGACGTGTGGGTGAAATTCATGGAGGCTGCAACTGCTGACCTGCCTAACGGTGACTACTCGTGGTACACCGAACCGAACCCAGTTCAACAGAACACTCCACCAACGCCGACACAACCTCAGTCGGTCCAGCCCACCCAGCCGACTCAGCCCACACAACCCGAACCAGCTGAACCGACTCAGCCCACACAACCCGAACCAGCTGAACCGACTCAGCCCAGCCAGCCTGGTCAGGGTCACGATGACGACCACGATACGGGCGGCTCTCAATCCTCCTAGACGTCTGGCGCTGGTGGGCACGTGGGCCTAGCCGGTTGGCTATCCGACTGCATGAAAATCGAGCCGCACCCACAGTGTGGAAAAAATCCACTGCGCGGGTGCGGCCCGGTATGAATGTGCCCGGCGTCCCGGAGCCTCCTTACAGAAACGGAGTACTCATCGGAACGCCGGGATCACACTCGGTGGTGTGTCACTGTCACTCAGCGATGACGCGGACATGCAGGTTTGCAGACACCTCAGAGTGCAGGTTGACCTTGACGGTGTAGTCTCCCAGCGTCTTGATCGGAGCAGGGATGACGATCTTGCGGCGATCAATCGTCTGGCCGATCTGATCCTGAACGGCCTGAGCGATGTCGGCACTTGAAACGGCGCCAAAGAGTCGATCGTTGGAACCGGTCTTGCCGGAAACAGTCACGAACTTGACTTCCTGGAGCTGATCGCGCACGACGCGGGCATCGTCGACGGACGCGATTTCGCGCTTGCGGCGAGCACGAGCCATGTCGTCAATCTGGCGCTGAGCACCCTTGGACCATGCAGTGGCAAGGCCGCGAGGAACCAGGTAGTTGCGAGCGTAACCGCTTCTCACCTCGACAACGTCACCGGCTGAACCGAGCTTGTCGACATCGTGGGTCAAAATGAGTTTCGTTGTTGCCATCAGAAAAAGCCTCCCTATGAATCTCAGCGACCGGACGAAGAGTACGGCAGCAGAGCCATCTCGCGGGCGTTCTTGACGGCCTTGGCGATGCGGCGCTGTTCCTGTACGGATACGCCAGTGACACGGCGGGCACGGATCTTGCCGCGGTCCGAGATGAACTTACGCAGCAAAGCGGTGTCCTTGTAGTCAATGGATTCGATCTTGGCCGACTTCAGCGGGTTGGCCTTCTTCTTAATGGGCTTATTGCGAAGTTGAGGCTTCGCCATAGTGTTCTCCTTGGATCCAGGTAATCGCTGTGATTACCCCATACGAAAAATGAAGCGATAAGAATGCATTGCGAAAGCGCGTTGCGTCAGATCAGCGTCGCCCTCGTCAATTGAATTTAGAAAGGCGGCTCTTCACCGAAAGAGGACGCTCCCTCGGTGCGCCACGGATCGGAAGTGGACCCTCCGGCGGGCGCATTGTAGCTGCCTTGTTGCTGACCATATCCACCCTGCTGGCCACCGCCTTGCGAGTAGCCACCCTGGTAGCTGCCGGAACCACCTTGCGCGCCAGCGCCTGACTGGCTCTGGTATCCACCCTGGGAGTATCCGCCCTGGCCGGAATCGCCTCGAGGAATGCGGGTCACTTCAGCCTTTGCGTAACGCAAGGATGGGCCGACCTCGTCAACCTGCAGGGACAATTCACTGCGCTGCTGGCCATCGCGCGTTTCATAGGACCGCAAAGTCAGGCGACCCTGGACGATGACGCGCATGCCTTTGCGCAGGGTTTCGGCCACGTTCTCAGCCGCGTCGCGCCAGACGGAGCAACGGTAGAACTGTGTGTCTCCGTCGCGCCATTCGTTCGCACTGCGGTCGAACGAGCGTGGGGTCATTGCCACCGAGAAGTCGGCAACGGCTACTCCCGATGACGTGAAACGCAATTCGGGATCTCTGGTCAGGTTTCCGACGATTGTGACGACAGGTTCTCCAGCCATGTCAACTCCTTTGGTGGGTGGTCAAACGCTCTTAATTCAGCGTGCGTCAGGGCGCATCAGTTTGTGGCGCAGGATGGACTCATTCAAGCCCATCAGACGTGTTGCTTCCTGTGCAGCCTCAGGCGTTGCTGTCATGTTAATGACAACATAGATGCCTTCAGATTGCTTCAAAATGTCGTAGGCAAGACGACGCTTGCCCCAGACGTCCACCTTTTCGACGGAGCCGTCGCTGGCTTTCACAGGGGCCAGGAACTTTTCCATCATGGGGACGACGGTGCGCTCGTCGATCGTTGGATCGAGGATCACCATCAGTTCATATGTACGCACGTGTGTACCCACCTCCTATGGTCTTAGCGGTCACGGACTTTCCGTGACAGGAGGGTAATGCGTGGACAGTGTCCCTTATGCAGAACACGGTCCGAGTGTCTATTTTAGTCGCTTCGAGGCTCTCTTAGCTACCCCGCGGAGTGAATCTGTGCGGTCGAGTTCGCCACATCCGACGGCCGGCAAGGAGGCTCATGTTCAGTGCAGGTCGGCAATAGCGCGGCGCGGTGACCACCAGGTGCGCCACGCGTTCACGAGGCCGCGCACCCCCAGGAACACGAAACCGAAGATCAGCCACAGCGCCACCATTGCTATACCTTGATCCGCTGGGCTCAGTGCGTCATCAATGCGTTGGGCAGCCATCCATCGCTCCAGTGTCCACAGACACGGAAGGTAGACCACCATCATGAAGACACCGCCAAAGGCCAAGGTCTTGCCGTGCCCCGCGCCGATCAGGACGCCGTCAAGCAAAAACACGACCCCTCCCAACGGCATGGCGCAGGCGCTGGCAATCAGCGCCCATGTCGCAATGCGGTGCATCGATGGGTCAGAGCCGAAGAAGTGAGGCAAAAACGGGCTGGAAGCAGCGATGAGTACCGCGAGAATCAGGCCGACAGCTGCGCCCCACACGGTGAGTTTGCGCAGCAGGGTGCGCAGGTGCTCGCGGCGTCCGGCACCCAGATCGAAGCCCACCAATGCCTGCGCGGCGATGGCCAGCGCATCCAGTGCCAGCGCGGTGAACATCCACACGGCGTTGACCACCTGGTGTGCCGCCAAGGCGGTGACGGAAATGGAGGTGGCAACCATGAGGGTGGCGATGGTGGCGATCCTCATGGCGACGGTGCGCACGAACAGGGGAGCGCCGTCCAGAGCCGCATTCCAGATTCCCGCTCC
The sequence above is a segment of the Schaalia radingae genome. Coding sequences within it:
- the rplI gene encoding 50S ribosomal protein L9 produces the protein MATTKLILTHDVDKLGSAGDVVEVRSGYARNYLVPRGLATAWSKGAQRQIDDMARARRKREIASVDDARVVRDQLQEVKFVTVSGKTGSNDRLFGAVSSADIAQAVQDQIGQTIDRRKIVIPAPIKTLGDYTVKVNLHSEVSANLHVRVIAE
- a CDS encoding transglycosylase domain-containing protein, translating into MSKNGRMNPDEAKNGRHSSRSSHGTSRGAMRPDPAFPKRAARHEGTHRSSASNSSPGTSRQAGSAAAGNAGGRKGETSRSNSRKTSGRTANGRKRRSWGKRIGLAFVFSVLGVIIAGLASFLFLYATLDIPKADQVALAQTSTVYYADGTSEMGKFSEINRSIIDTSTLPDYVGQAVVASEDRTFYSNSGIDLKGIARALVNNLRGLPRQGGSTLTQQYVERYYMGETTSLKGKVKEAVLAVKINREQTKDEVLGNYLNTIYFGRGAYGIEEASKVFFGHPASELTLSESALLAGIIPAPSAWDPAEDPDMAHSRWERVISLMVQDGWIDQAEANQQQFPQTIDFQETTSSMTGTTGYLLQQVRRELAETGAFTDEQIDSGGLSIITTIDKARQEAAINAAQMMNEVEGWNPDSMHVALSAIDPATGEIVAEFAGSDYQKVQRNAVTDDIAQAGSTFKPFTLLAYADQGGSVYDQVDGSSPRSFDGLAEPVSNVGNTSWGNVSLIKATSYSINTAFVTLNEKVGPQATVDTAVKLGIPEDTNGLDATLLNTLGVASTHNIDLTHAYATIANGGTRMNPHILREVRDSVGNKVYSAQLESEKVFDAETVSAIMPALKAVMEPGGTGEKAAVLGREAAGKSGTSDDQKSAQFVGMVPGLVASVSMYQSDEAGNPVSLDNIGGLYQFHGGDWPADVWVKFMEAATADLPNGDYSWYTEPNPVQQNTPPTPTQPQSVQPTQPTQPTQPEPAEPTQPTQPEPAEPTQPSQPGQGHDDDHDTGGSQSS
- a CDS encoding NUDIX hydrolase is translated as MSARRYERRVGTPRPPRHHASIRAYHSASSRLPIVGETSAGGLVIDVVNGTPYAAIIARRNRAGRIEWCLPKGHLEGRETAQEAALREVAEETGITGRIIRHLASIDYWFSSPDRRVHKVVHHFLMGYVSGSITVEMDPDHEAEDASWVSLQQLMRQLAYPNERRIVRIALDLLYRDV
- the gndA gene encoding NADP-dependent phosphogluconate dehydrogenase; the protein is MTITSPETASADIGVYGMGVMGSNLARNLARNGYRTAVTNRSPGRTLRLMDQHGDGSEGIFIPSETTEDFVKSLEKPRVAIIMVQAGEATDWVIEQLADHMDEGDIIVDCGNSLFTDTIRREKWVRERGMHFVGAGVSGGEEGALWGPSIMPGGTEESYKRLGPMFETISAHVDGEPCCTHVGADGAGHFVKMVHNGIEYADMQVIAEAYDVLRRGMGATPSELADIFDEWNAGELNSYLIEITAQVLRHKDASTGEPLVDMIVDQASQKGTGKWTVQTALDLAVPVTAIAEATFARGASSQTTQREAAQHMEGHAQELKVEQADHDSFVEDVRRALFASKIIAYSQGFDEIAQGAHAYNWTIDKGSVARIWRAGCIIRATFLSDIGQAYDEDPDLPLLMAAEPFASRIEECIPSLRKIVALAATHGIPTPVFSSCLAYFDTVRADRLPAALIQGQRDFFGAHTYRRVDREGTFHTRWADEGKPEEQWD
- a CDS encoding single-stranded DNA-binding protein, which encodes MAGEPVVTIVGNLTRDPELRFTSSGVAVADFSVAMTPRSFDRSANEWRDGDTQFYRCSVWRDAAENVAETLRKGMRVIVQGRLTLRSYETRDGQQRSELSLQVDEVGPSLRYAKAEVTRIPRGDSGQGGYSQGGYQSQSGAGAQGGSGSYQGGYSQGGGQQGGYGQQQGSYNAPAGGSTSDPWRTEGASSFGEEPPF
- the rpsF gene encoding 30S ribosomal protein S6, with protein sequence MRTYELMVILDPTIDERTVVPMMEKFLAPVKASDGSVEKVDVWGKRRLAYDILKQSEGIYVVINMTATPEAAQEATRLMGLNESILRHKLMRPDAR
- a CDS encoding CCA tRNA nucleotidyltransferase, coding for MVNAQRTFSHLPAQVLEMAHLFDDAGQEIALVGGPVRDAFLGVTPHDFDFATSARPDETEELLSKWADAVWDIGKKFGTIGARKDHIVVEITTYRCDEYDIGSRKPDVTFGDTLEGDLTRRDFTVNAMAMRLPTMALVDPHHGLDDLADGRLRTPVTAQQSFDDDPLRIMRAARFAAQLGIDVDMDVMDAMESMASRLSIVSNERIRAEFERLMVSPYPRRGIELMVHTGVAAVVIPELDALVDTRDEHRRHKDVYEHTLTVLDQAMDLETGLDGAVPAPDLILRLAAIMHDVGKPATRRFEKDGTVSFHHHEIVGAKLTRKRLKALTFDRHTVDAVTHLVALHLRFHGYGEQAWTDSAVRRYVADAGDQLERLHRLTRADCTTRNRRKAMHLSAAYDDLEARIAQLREQEELDAIRPDLDGSQIMEILNIPPGRDVGRARQHLLDLRMENGPMGQDAAREELLRWWTEQGARD
- the rpsR gene encoding 30S ribosomal protein S18 — translated: MAKPQLRNKPIKKKANPLKSAKIESIDYKDTALLRKFISDRGKIRARRVTGVSVQEQRRIAKAVKNAREMALLPYSSSGR